One region of Takifugu flavidus isolate HTHZ2018 chromosome 14, ASM371156v2, whole genome shotgun sequence genomic DNA includes:
- the ccdc169 gene encoding coiled-coil domain containing 169 isoform X1, with the protein MSDDLNGGLLHLQAELEQERELREMLRESVSGLRSTMCELQERLYSVDEEGNEWKTRYETQLELNGQLGRQMSLIQERLEDLRGGPVDRLSSIRSFDDMSIEVLRQRLELLTEEKSGLQNQLMDYQLRMEQEAKAFHRTNDERRAYLSELAKVSSTPEGQRGQFSTRPQVAPASRTRREKRSKKAQVDPKKGEKRDDDGVRRGTTMA; encoded by the exons ATGAGCGACGATCTTAATGGAGGTTTGTTACATCTGCAGGCGGAACTTGAACAAGAGCGAGAGCTGAG GGAGATGCTCCGAGAGTCCGTGTCCGGTTTGCGAAGCACCATGTGTGAACTTCAAGAAAGACTTTACAGTGTCGATGAGGAAG GAAATGAGTGGAAGACGAGGTATGAGACACAGCTGGAGCTAAATGGACAGCTGGGCAGGCAGATGTCCCTCATTCAGGAGAGACTGGAGGACCTCCGGGGGGGCCCAGTGG ATCGATTGTCCTCCATCCGATCTTTTGATGATATGTCAATT GAAGTACTGAGACAGCGTCTGGAGCTCCTGACCGAGGAGAAATCCGGCCTCCAGAACCAGCTGATGGACTATCAACTTAGAATGGAGCAGGAAGCAAAG GCTTTTCATAGAACCAACGATGAGAGACGGGCTTACCTGTCAGAACTCGCTAAG GTGTCCTCCACTCCTGAGGGCCAGAGGGGGCAGTTCTCCACCCGGCCACAGGTGGCGCCAGCGAGCAGAACAAGGAG AGAGAAGCGAAGCAAAAAGGCCCAGGTTGATCCCAAGAAAGGCGAGAAGAGGGACGATGATGGCGTGAGAAGAGGGACGACGATGGCGTGA
- the LOC130537954 gene encoding olfactory receptor 6C2-like: protein MELFNAAPGKNVSFVHPPYFIISGLKGIPHIKFYYIFLFFVYIVSVLGNSVVMAVICLDHNLRTPKYVAVFNLAFVDLFGNSALVPKLLDIFLFDHRHIPYNDCLTFLFFCYTCLSMQALNLVALAYDRLVAIIFPLHYQVRVTHRIMMSLIASFWAFIIVAVLIAVGLITRLSFCKSVVIHSYFCDHGQIYRLACNDHFPSYVVSCLYPVFIFWLPLLFILLSYLYISCTLAKVATVQQGLKAFRTCTGHLLLVAIYFIPLLITFTLMENIHPNARIINLSLTSVFPPMLNPIIYVLQTREIKDSLKRLLKLGRKSKTTPRKLPNLPQTAACKC, encoded by the coding sequence ATGGAGCTGTTCAACGCTGCCCCTGGGAAGAACGTCTCCTTCGTGCATCCTCCCTACTTCATTATCAGCGGGTTGAAAGGCATCCCCCACATCAAGTTTTATTatatcttcctcttctttgtgtATATTGTTTCTGTGCTGGGGAATTCGGTTGTCATGGCTGTGATATGTCTGGATCACAACCTGAGGACACCGAAATatgtggctgtttttaatcTGGCTTTCGTGGACCTGTTTGGGAACTCGGCTCTCGTTCCAAAGCTCCTCGACATTTTCCTGTTTGACCACCGACATATTCCCTACAACGACTGCCtgaccttcctcttcttctgctacACGTGTTTGTCGATGCAGGCCCTCAACCTGGTGGCCCTCGCCTACGACCGGTTGGTGGCCATCATCTTCCCGCTGCACTACCAAGTGAGGGTGACCCACAGAATCATGATGTCGCTGATAGCCTCTTTCTGGGCCTTCATCATCGTCGCTGTGCTCattgctgtcggcctcatcaccaGACTTTCCTTCTGTAAGTCAGTGGTCATTCACAGCTATTTCTGTGACCACGGGCAGATATACCGCCTAGCCTGCAACGACCATTTCCCCAGTTACGTTGTGAGCTGTCTGTACCCTGTATTTATCTTTTGGCTGCCTCTCTTGTTCATCTTGTTAAGTTACTTGTACATCAGCTGCACTCTGGCCAAAGTGGCCACTGTTCAGCAGGGACTCAAAGCCTTTAGAACCTGCACAGGTCATCTGCTACTTGTGGCCATCTACTTCATCCCTCTGCTGATCACATTCACACTGATGGAGAACATTCACCCCAATGCCAGGATCATCAATTTGTCTCTGACCTCTGTCTTTCCTCCCATGTTGAATCCCATCATTTATGTACTGCAGACACGAGAAATCAAAGACTCCTTGAAAAGGTTGTTGAAACTTGGTCGTAAATCTAAAACAACACCGAGAAAACTCCCAAATCTCCCACAAACTGCAGCTTGCAAATGTTGA
- the ccdc169 gene encoding coiled-coil domain containing 169 isoform X3, with protein MLRESVSGLRSTMCELQERLYSVDEEGNEWKTRYETQLELNGQLGRQMSLIQERLEDLRGGPVDRLSSIRSFDDMSIEVLRQRLELLTEEKSGLQNQLMDYQLRMEQEAKAFHRTNDERRAYLSELAKVSSTPEGQRGQFSTRPQVAPASRTRREKRSKKAQVDPKKGEKRDDDGVRRGTTMA; from the exons ATGCTCCGAGAGTCCGTGTCCGGTTTGCGAAGCACCATGTGTGAACTTCAAGAAAGACTTTACAGTGTCGATGAGGAAG GAAATGAGTGGAAGACGAGGTATGAGACACAGCTGGAGCTAAATGGACAGCTGGGCAGGCAGATGTCCCTCATTCAGGAGAGACTGGAGGACCTCCGGGGGGGCCCAGTGG ATCGATTGTCCTCCATCCGATCTTTTGATGATATGTCAATT GAAGTACTGAGACAGCGTCTGGAGCTCCTGACCGAGGAGAAATCCGGCCTCCAGAACCAGCTGATGGACTATCAACTTAGAATGGAGCAGGAAGCAAAG GCTTTTCATAGAACCAACGATGAGAGACGGGCTTACCTGTCAGAACTCGCTAAG GTGTCCTCCACTCCTGAGGGCCAGAGGGGGCAGTTCTCCACCCGGCCACAGGTGGCGCCAGCGAGCAGAACAAGGAG AGAGAAGCGAAGCAAAAAGGCCCAGGTTGATCCCAAGAAAGGCGAGAAGAGGGACGATGATGGCGTGAGAAGAGGGACGACGATGGCGTGA
- the ccdc169 gene encoding coiled-coil domain containing 169 isoform X2, with protein MSDDLNGGLLHLQAELEQERELREMLRESVSGLRSTMCELQERLYSVDEEGNEWKTRYETQLELNGQLGRQMSLIQERLEDLRGGPVVLRQRLELLTEEKSGLQNQLMDYQLRMEQEAKAFHRTNDERRAYLSELAKVSSTPEGQRGQFSTRPQVAPASRTRREKRSKKAQVDPKKGEKRDDDGVRRGTTMA; from the exons ATGAGCGACGATCTTAATGGAGGTTTGTTACATCTGCAGGCGGAACTTGAACAAGAGCGAGAGCTGAG GGAGATGCTCCGAGAGTCCGTGTCCGGTTTGCGAAGCACCATGTGTGAACTTCAAGAAAGACTTTACAGTGTCGATGAGGAAG GAAATGAGTGGAAGACGAGGTATGAGACACAGCTGGAGCTAAATGGACAGCTGGGCAGGCAGATGTCCCTCATTCAGGAGAGACTGGAGGACCTCCGGGGGGGCCCAGTGG TACTGAGACAGCGTCTGGAGCTCCTGACCGAGGAGAAATCCGGCCTCCAGAACCAGCTGATGGACTATCAACTTAGAATGGAGCAGGAAGCAAAG GCTTTTCATAGAACCAACGATGAGAGACGGGCTTACCTGTCAGAACTCGCTAAG GTGTCCTCCACTCCTGAGGGCCAGAGGGGGCAGTTCTCCACCCGGCCACAGGTGGCGCCAGCGAGCAGAACAAGGAG AGAGAAGCGAAGCAAAAAGGCCCAGGTTGATCCCAAGAAAGGCGAGAAGAGGGACGATGATGGCGTGAGAAGAGGGACGACGATGGCGTGA
- the sparta gene encoding LOW QUALITY PROTEIN: spartin a (The sequence of the model RefSeq protein was modified relative to this genomic sequence to represent the inferred CDS: deleted 2 bases in 1 codon), with the protein MCDPAELLLLRDQYQRAHRSLSRGLAAEDAGDRAKALEAYRKGQQHLIQGLEVPVNGDRQRGAAWDTARTLQQRMKDTLPPLNTHLSGLETSDVTRSRGDLLKTLPPLLPPQSSLHHLYPTIPAAARPQQFPVPQTAPSRPPTPAAPQLPPVPAAAADMADPGDQPPAYTPQPTSGHLSLALQEPGSGRETGPAAGDGRVLLHVPSGVQVFFVAPSGQVSSLSCPGYLRIITFENPDKGSTAGRPWTFLQVCDWLYTLTPGTPVLLANSGIYMFPDTLAKTPGSFVGIVLSAELPAADRETFNDLLAQQVDLRFQGPEGAGSDVINLSEKIPLGPLEEQTEPPVTGEKEKVPLPGWSEKMAQGILSGATKLSEGVVKGAEATGRAIQKGGAKIRDRITPEETPSDVSPHVTRGLTVAKKATGGAVRVSQFLVNGVATVAGHVAEKVAPHVKKHGSKLVPESLKKGKEGQASNLDGAKLVAASSLQGFSAVWASLENGAKLIGKSVSSETVMTVKYKYGDDASQATDTALRSVVNVGITAYNIDNLGIKALLKTTGKQTAKAMVQRPEGQEEKERPEPEPEPEGLNEAQKKDGNK; encoded by the exons ATGTGTGACCctgccgagctgctgctgctccgggaCCAGTACCAACGGGCCCACCGGTCTCTGAGCCGCGGCCtggctgctgaagatgctggggACCGAGCAAAGGCGCTGGAGGCTTACAGGAAAGGTCAGCAGCACCTCATCCAAGGACTGGAGGTCCCCGTTAATGGGGACCGGCAGAGGGGGGCAGCATGGGACACAGCCAGGACgctccagcagaggatgaaggACACCCTCCCCCCCCTAAACACCCACCTCAGTGGCCTGGAGACGTCCGACGTGACGAGGAGCCGAGGGGACCTGTTGAAgaccctccctcctctgctgcctccccaaAGCTCCCTCCACCATCTCTACCCCAccatccctgctgctgct cgcccacAACAATTCCCTGTCCCCCAAACTGCCCCCTCCAGGCCCCCCACCCCGGCTGCACCACAGTTGCCCCCAGTCCCCGCAGCAGCCGCAGACATGGCCGACCCAGGAGACCAGCCTCCAGCTTACACGCCACAGCCGACATCAGGGCACCTCAGCCTGGCTCTTCAGGAGCCCGGGTCAGGAAGGGAGACGGGACCAGCTGCAGGAGACGGGCGAGTGCTGCTCCACGTTCCCTCTGGTGTGCAGGTGTTTTTTGTGGCACCTAGCGGGCAGGTCAGCTCCCTGTCGTGCCCTGGTTACCTTCGAATCATCACATTTGAGAACCCAGACAAGGGATCCACAGCCGGGAGGCCCTGGACATTTTTACAG GTGTGTGACTGGCTCTACACGCTGACGCCGGGCACTCCCGTGCTGCTGGCCAACTCCGGCATCTACATGTTCCCCGACACCTTGGCTAAAACACCAGGGTCCTTCGTTGGAATTGTGCTGTCCGCTGAACTGCCTGCTGCTGACCGAGAGACGTTTAATGACCTGCTGGCACAACAAGTTGACCTCAGGTTTCAG GGTCCAGAGGGGGCTGGATCAGATGTCATCAACTTGAGTGAGAAAATCCCTCTTGGTCCCCTAGAAGAGCAAACAGAACCACCAGTAACAGGTGAAAAGGAGAAAGTTCCTCTTCCGGGATGGAGTGAGAAGATGGCACAAGGCATCTTGTCAG GGGCCACAAAGTTGAGTGAGGGGGTAGTTAAAGGAGCGGAGGCCACTGGCAGGGCAATTCAGAAGGGAGGAGCCAAGATCCGGGACCGCATCACTCCTGAGGAAACGCCATCAGACGTCAGTCCGCACGTCACCAGAGGCTTGACTGTGGCTAAAAAGGCCACTGGGGGGGCTGTGCGTGTTAGCCAGTTCTTAG TGAATGGAGTGGCCACGGTGGCCGGACACGTGGCAGAGAAGGTGGCGCCTCATGTGAAGAAACATGGCAGCAAACTGGTGCCGGAGTCCCTGAAGAAGGGCAAAGAGGGCCAGGCCTCCAACCTGGATGGAGCCAAATTAGTGGCAGCCAGCAGCTTACAGG GGTTCTCCGCGGTTTGGGCTAGTTTGGAGAATGGAGCAAAGCTTATTGGGAAAAGTGTGTCTTCAGAGACTGTGATGACTGTCAAATACAA GTATGGCGATGATGCCAGCCAGGCTACCGACACCGCTCTGAGGTCAGTGGTCAATGTCGGGATCACTGCATACAACATTGACAATCTGGGCATTAAAGCCCTGTTGAAGACGACAGGCAAGCAGACCGCCAAAGCCATGGTCCAACGCCCAGAAGGccaagaagagaaggaaagaccagaaccagaaccagaaccagaaggaCTGAATGAAGCGCAGAAAAAAGATGGGAACAAATAG
- the ccna1 gene encoding cyclin-A1 yields MMDFSTNTQYDDSSKENVPPGPEAAGVQRSRRRPVLGLLSENEQRARSLGRATQFPKQSSASDRSHLKPRSGPSSSSFEVCVEESREVVLTASGQPLDSADPGGEFSTLENEEVRVLLDLISGSCPDASTLSDESLTSDDVLCVFEYAEDIHQHMRESEVSFRPRPGFLENHPEITGDMRATLVNWMVEVVREYKLRSETLHLSVNYVDRFLSQTTSVRRDRLQLVGTSALMIAAKYEEVDPPDLDEFVYTTDSSYSRRQLSRMEHFILNALRFRMAAPTINQFLSLFMAIQSVCPLTQNLAMYLGELSLLDLDVTLRYPPSLLAAAAYSLASYTLSRLLWPEILRTFVGYSMADISPCITDLHQLYIRAEDHPHQAIREKYRSSRYSQVSSITPPSAPFTPNSAAPAGTASAS; encoded by the exons ATG ATGGATTTTAGTACGAATACCCAGTATGATGacagcagcaaagaaaatgtCCCGCCTGGGCCGGAGGCTGCAGGGGTGCAGAGGAGCAGACGGCGCCCGGTGCTGGGCCTGCTGTCTGAGAACGAGCAGCGCGCTCGCTCCCTCGGCCGT GCGACCCAGTTTCCCAAACAGAGCTCGGCCTCGGACAGATCCCACCTCAAACCACGCAGCGgaccctccagctccagctttgaggtgtgtgtggaggagtccCGTGAAGTGGTCCTCACAGCGTCCGGGCAGCCCCTGGACTCGGCTGATCCGGGTGGGGAATTCTCTACTCTGGAAAACGAGGAGGTGAGAGTCCTGCTGGACCTGATTTCCG GTTCCTGCCCCGACGCTTCGACGCTGTCTGATGAATCCTTGACATCTGACGATGTGCTGTGTGTCTTCGAGTACGCGGAGGACATTCATCAGCACATGAGAGAGAGTGAA GTGAGCTTCAGGCCCCGGCCAGGCTTCTTGGAGAACCATCCCGAGATCACCGGTGACATGCGGGCCACCCTCGTCAACTGGATGGTGGAAGTTGTTCGGGAATACAAGCTCCGCTCCGAAACGTTGCACCTCTCCGTCAACTACGTGGACCGCTTCCTGTCCCAGACGACCAGCGTGAGGCgggacaggctgcagctggtggGCACGTCGGCGCTGATGATCGCCGC GAAGTACGAGGAGGTGGACCCCCCGGACCTGGACGAGTTCGTGTACACCACcgacagcagctacagcaggagGCAGCTGAGCCGCATGGAGCATTTCATCCTGAACGCGCTGAGGTTCCGAATGGCAGCGCCCACCATCAACCAGTTCCTCTCCCTTTTCATGGCCATCCAGTCTGTGTGCCCCCTCACACAGAACCTCGCCATG TACCTCGGCGAGTTGAGCCTGCTGGACCTGGATGTGACGCTGCGCTATCCCCCGTCCCTGCTGGCGGCCGCCGCCTACAGCCTGGCGTCCTACACCCTCAGCAGACTCCTCTGG CCGGAGATCTTACGCACCTTTGTGGGCTATTCCATGGCTGACATCTCCCCCTGCATCACTGACCTCCACCAGCTTTACATCAGAGCTGAAGATCACCCCCATCAGGCCATCAGGGAGAAGTACAGGAGCTCGCG atacTCTCAGGTTTCATCCATCACGCCACCGTCCGCTCCTTTCACTCcaaactctgctgctcctgctggaacagcatcagcatcataa